The segment aatgcggcaattcagcggatatttaggcgaaaatgcgacaattcgggggatatttaggcgataagtcggtaatttgtcgacaaaaaggcgaaaaaggggaaaatccgcattatttcccccggacaggcgaaaaaggcgaatttctgatgcgttttcccctttatttcccctttcgctACCGAAGCATtaacccctttatttcccctttcttcGCCTTTATTTCCGCTTTTTGGGTTGTCTGGGTTGACCATGAAACAATCATCTAGTACTTGGATTATCACTTTATCTTATTCTTATTGCAACCAACCGACATCCTGCCTAGTAATGTGATAGCTGCTGGTATCCAGGATCCCTTCTGCCCCAATAAAAACACACTCAATCAAACTAGGTCAACAAATCCATAGATAATTACAACACTCACTAGAATCAGTGCAGTCGAGCGACTGGACTATTATCCATTGAACATAACCAGATACATGTAACTCCACTGAAACAACAAGATATAAACACATGCTCATGATAAAGATATGTAACGTGGCGTCGAGTTGCGGTTGACTGTGATAACCACTACGGTAaaactacgtgccagttaaccgataagatctaTTGTAGacaaaatatcagaaggcagttgatggctgtagtcgagatgtgtttgttggcgatctcgtggtatcgaaagaataccgatatcgtgccaggttacaagtgtggttattGAGCacaaccgaattcgtgcaaggtcacaaccaACAGAAAAAAgcatgtctttagtacagttaaacgatcaagtacagtaaaacaatctctggtacaattggttataatagtaactgtttccattacaccaatcgcgttctgcTGATAAAAGTAAGTCAATAAAGATATTTGATGTGTTGTAGAAGATATTGTATATTGAAGACGAACTTTCGGATGGTGCGCTACTAACTAGGCACTGACTTATGTAACCATAGTTCTTAGTAGATTACGAGTCATTGTTTTTCTAAATCGAGAATATCAATTTACTTATTTGTAGTAACAAATAGTGTGTTGTTCCTGGAGGGAGAAAAGTGATCAAGAAAACTTTAAAATTTTATGGTTTAGTTATGTTCATGTAATAACCAGCTCTATTATGCGGTTTGAATATGTAACATATAAACTATCTGCTTCTGGTTCCGATTCCAAGATTGTTTTAACCTTAGGTTTGTGTTATTGATGATTGTTGTCTCTTGCTTAAGTGGTTAAAGTGCATTGTATGGGCTTGCATTGTTCGGTCTTTTCTTATGTTCTCTTTTCCAGCCCTTCTCACTCATACTAATCTGCATGTTCGTGTAGAACCGGAGTTACCTTCTGGATAGACGCAAGCCACTACGGAATGTAAGTTAATTAGTATGGCTTTACTATGCTCTCCGTTATAGAACTTAGGGATCCTACAGTTTTATACATGAATTCTCACTACAGCTGGAACAATATCCAATATAGTCTCGTCGAATTGATATAACACCACTGGTTTCTTCAGGTTCTTGTGGTACTAAAGAACAGTCCCAACTGGGACACCTAGGTATTCGATAGCATTCAGTAAGAGGATTCTAGCCACTCAAATGTTGTATTAGTCATGGTAGACTGAATAGTCCTTCGGCGGCTTACATATTTTAAGCATAAGTCACTGGATTTGTCCTAGAGCGATGAAGCTGCTGGTAATAGTACCTATTACATCACCAGGTCGTCGTCTAGTTGTTTGGATTTAATAATAAAGTCGTAgtgaagttaaaaataaataatgccAAGTAATTAAGTACACAAATATCTGAATATAACCGACTAGACGAATATAATAAGCAAAATGATGGGATAAGGCATGTCAAATATAAGAGACCAGAATATATTGTGAGGTATGATAAAGTTAGAACTAGCGAATACAATGATATCGTGCCTAGTGTACATATGTATTCAACTGCCATTCCAGACGAAAGATAACCTACGACTGCGTACGTGGTTCGGAAAGTATTAACTTGTAGCTTGATAATAAGCTTCAGTAAGAAGTACTTTATCCAGGTGATTTGGACTGTGATCAGATCACCTCTCAGATttcgacgagactataatttatggacgaaccaatcagatataagttaACGATTCACGAATTTGGTGCGGAATTCGttcatacatttggctaaacaGAGTTTGAGCATTATAGctggtgtcagttcgtgatgaaaaccctaaatctaattttaaaccctaaccatcaactataaatgagaattctaactgctttataaccctcatttagtcctaattagAAGTTGTTcactcaaggtcacttcagtgtcgctaaaaggtcgtccataaattatagtctcacccccATTTTGTTGCACGTCTCCGCACCTGTTCTAAGAGGATGTTCGTATCCTCTTTCAGACGACTGGAAGGTCTATGGTTACGGACTACTACACAAAATCACGCTCATGTATCACTCTTAAAGTTGTGATTTATCTTCAGCGTTTAATTTGTCGTTATAAGTTTATGTTTATCTTAGCTTCATTGTTTTCGACTTGGAGGCTCATTCAGGACGTTTCGGAAACTAATACAAAAGCAAATGATCTGTCAGTCAAATTTGACGTAGAGCTTTAAAGATGTGAACATTTAAATCAAATTCCTAGGGACGATCCAAGGATGCTTTCTTGACTTCTTTGATTATTCGTATCCAAGTCTTCGAAGTTTGTCTTTCATTTTTACTATTGATCTAGTACAGGTTTCATTCGAGTAGTGGACATACGTCTTTTGTAGTGTGTTTTGTCTTTACTCCAATTACCACTCACGTGTCCATTTGAGTTCAATTCAAAAAACCAAATGGAATAAATAAAGATTAGTCAACGGACCATAAGTTTGTTAATATAGCAGCGCTAATTTAGTGGTCGAAAGTAATTCCTGTGGTTCGCAAACTCGACTTAGTTTTAGCATGTACATGCTTTAGAAATCCGTGGCTCAGCCGCTATTCAGGCGGAAGGACAATGGTTAGGAGTCCTTACTTTGCTCAATATTACTCTTCGTTTGTAGTTTCTTACTTGTCGTGGGAGTTATGTTATCGTTCTCCCTTTTTCAACTTCTCATGATATGTTTAGACATTCGCAGCCTATTATTAATTCGAGAATGAGTAGCGATAGGTTCCTAATCTAGTTTTAGCAGTAGTCAGTTGCAAACTAAGTAGCTTTAAAATAGATTTTCAGGTTTTAACAGTGAGTAAAACAATCCCAATATTCCGTagggtttgtttgtttgtccaAGATGATAACTAACCAATATATCTCATCCCAGCTTTAGATTTTCTCACTAGTTGACTTCTAATTTCTCACCCTATAGGCTGTCTAGCGAAAGGCTACGCCGGGCCAGAATGTCAATATACCATTTTTTTGGTCGAGTATTTACTTATTGTTTTCTCATAGTTTCCCAAATTTTCAAATACATAGTTCTCATGTCCGGGAACATAAAAATACGCCTTAAGTTCATAAACAACATTCTTGATAAATTATACAACCTAAAATACGCATTTCATTGATATAGagaaaacataaaaatatttttcttataaACTTCCCCCTGTCCGACTTGTATTAGCacattaataaacaaaaaacgATTCACCAGGTTGTTTCTTTTATCAGCCTCATTTGGAGAGTTTTATCATGTGTAGTGGGTTTGCTACCCATAAAACGTTTGGAAAGGTATAAAGAGCCCTGTCGATATTTCTCGATTATCACTACTTAAGACTAATATCACCCATATGCCGAGGGTCGATTGTACTGTTCAGCAGTTCGCCTTTCATACTATTTGACTGAAGTCTAGCAATTCAGTATGGGGGTCTAAAAATACAGGTATTTAATTGTAATTGTTTTCAAAACACAACTCATGTGCAGTGAAAGCACGGAGCTTGCAATGTCGATGTTAGAATTATCAATGTGAACTTCACGGAGGTCACTGTAAAGTTCGTTGTACATATCGAttatcgactacctccaaccaccaccttacATATAGGCTTGACGTCTGTTCTTATCATTACATAAATAGACGGGAATAGTTCTATTAAAAGCTGCACTTCACTTAAAGCAAAACAAGTGTTACCAATCTTTGTTCAATGACCACAGGCACAGGAGTAAAAATCAACCACTGGTGAAGCTGCATAGACACAATTACCCCACAAACCATCAACGCTATGTTTGACTGTAGTTTTTCACCTGTCCATCCGTACATTTTTTGATGTGTTCGAAAGGTTTTGCaatcttcctgatttctttatACTGTCGAAACGCAAACTCATCTAAGCTAACTCACTGTTGGAAATAGTTGTGCTTCTGTCTACCTGTAGGATTGAAGGCATTTTGTAATCCTTTTTCAAAGATGACTAAACAGCAACTTAAAAACGTATATCTGAGTTATCAACCCGCATTGACTAAGTTGGTTGGTATGATTTTGCTCATCTACATTTGTGGTTTGATTCGGTCCACCATGATATTTAGTATGAAATctacaattatttaaaaatctACTTCTAAATTAAGCACGATGTATATTTCAGGCCCATCATCGTTTGATGGTTAAGGAGGCTAGTAATATGGACTTAAACGATCTAGAATTGTATAAAATGTTGAAGACGCCGAGATCTACTACGTTATTTGAACAAATTTGTTCTAATCTGTTTGGTCGTTTTGCTTACTGTGAAAGGTTCAGGAAATCCTAAATTATCAATACTAGTGAGTGGTATATCTTCAAATAACTACTGATGATTTTGGTAATGGCCGACACAAAAAAACATGGATTCAACATCTGATCTTCCATTTTGCGTATATTTCAATACAAGTACAACCTCGTAGCAAATTTCCATGGCACCGATATCACCACTTCAATAAAAATCTCGTCAATAACTTATCAGCTATCAAAATTGTTGTTAAACATAATCAAccatatttttaatttcaagGGAAATCCTCACATATAAGTGTATTGCTACAATActttaaatgtattatttatgaATCCTGTGTTTTTCTGCTCATTAACGACATCTTAACGAGTGTCTGATGTATTTTCCATAGGataattattgttgttggaTTTTATATAAATGGATCTTATAATGTATTGTTTCTGTAGCTTTGAAATGGCGTACAGAGAAGTTCTCCATTCTTCTTCTGAAGATGAATCTAGCAGCAATGAGGACATTTGTTGGAAACGAAGAAAATCAGATATTCGAGCCTCACCAATGAAAGAGGATTTCAGTGTAAATATCCCAAAGAAACCATATAGAAAAATCGCAACTGTGTTTGGGTAAATGTTATCAACGAATACAAATTGGATGATGCTTTGTCAGTAGCTCATGTTCATGAAGTAAATCAAAACAGCATAATTTAGCTTTTACTGTAGAAATGTGACTCTAGCAGGGGTGTTGAAAGCTATTTGGTTAATACAGATACTGATGATGAACGGAAGACTATTGAAGTATGCACGCAACCAGAGTTGTCTACTAGGTTTGAAAGTTCacacgtaaatttatatttttcagaatattaaaaaaatcagaTCTCTCTATCAAGCAACGGCTTGGACCACTTCTATGGGACCAGGAAGTATCTAGATCACATATTGATGTTACTTTCGACAGTCCACCCGATCTTGTCGCTGAAACTATCACTAATCTACTAAAAGAACCGAACGAGGATTTAATAAGTATGTTTTCATTTACACTATAACTGATATTGTACAGAGCGAACTGTTGATATTTTGGGTGTTCAGCGAGCTCTCGAATTTTACTACCTTACGGAAGATATCGAGAACAATGGTGGTCTCTACTTAATGGTAGGTTTCCACATAATAGCGCGTTTCTTCACCTCACTACATTTTAATTGTCACACCATATGTAAACCTATATTACGTTTATATAATGTAAATTATCCTGTTTTTATTAGTATATTCAATTATGGTATTTGATAGGATATTATTCTCCCCCGTACTATTTGAATTTTAGTGAACGTAGATTATCAATGGACCGTGATGAAACAATCTGTCCAGGTTTACTTGAGATATGAGGATTGTTTAGCTGAATAGTTCTTCCAAAACTTACACATTTGTCTCGTCCTTAAAAAAGAAACTTATATATTATGGTTTTGTTATAAATTCGTAACATATTTTTGGTTCTTTGCTGAGACTCAGTTGGCAGGTGAACTCCAGCTGACCATTGTGTGCATAGGACCTCTGACCGTTTTGCATAAGATATGTCTTTAAAATTAAGCAATTATCAAGTATTTGTTGTATGTCACGTTTTCTTTCAGTCCAATGACAAAAAACAATGATTAGTAATTCTTACTTTTTCTGACACTACACAATTTGTGATAAACTTGCTAAACGAAATAAACACTACCTAATGCcttcaatcaataattattacatttagtatttgtttgtaattcaaTACAAAGGTTAAGGAAATCTCTTTGGAACAGAACTAGAAAGGCAACTTGTCATCATCTCATTTTATTTCGGGTCTTCAACTAAATGTTAGTTTGCAGTAAAATTTTCCAGAATACCTATATACGTAGTTAACCTTTCTTCAGCAAAGCGTTCTTTTAGCTGATATTTCTAACATCTATCATTTTTCTGACCATATAACTCATGAATAACCGACACCTAACTACTTTAAAGTTAATGAAATTCTATCCACTTATTTCGCATTGAATCCTGAAAGTCCTACATTTGTTCAGTTATTTCATATCATCAGAAGCATCTAGTCAGGTTGAATTAATCATTGTTTTGCAAACCCCACTCTTAGTTACGTATTAGTTGCAGTCTAATCACCTTAGATACTTGTAACTAGTACCAACCGTCAATATATATAGATCCATGAAAGTAagaccatttatttatttaaacacaaacattggtacaaggaggcaccaaacagatatgcgccacacaaattcAAATTTTGTGAGGGTTGAAATACTACCtgggcgcccaaaccgaagtaggtggttttcttaggaggccgcACCCGAAGCCTTTGActtagaggtctaatccacaaggcgtTGGAGAAACGTagggagatacagtcccatggtagttggcgaccaacaacaggttcatacgccatttgtttccttaggatcctgtgGCCCAGTtacactggtttggaatcagagttttccaacacCCCTAGATGGATCTCCTGTATCCATCACCTCgcttaaagcgccgaacattcgcttttcgtctactcaatttcgtaaacaacatccccgccacgagaaggtagtgagtaggactccctGGCAGAGGTTGTACCCACGTATctatgtgaaagcatttcgagaggcagagctgactctcctcactctcagccgtacctgCCTCGGTtcaggcacccgggcagtatcctagccctcacacagaTCGAAtgatttttgtggcgcatatctatttggtgcattcttgtacctatgtttatgtgtttaaataaaatgaaataaataatcagatCATGTATTCATATGAGTCTAATTGATAGCTAGTAGTTAATAACAAACAAATTCATCTGTGGTCATGCACGATCCACACTAACCATCATAGTAGTTTATAAAATTTCCTGATTTTTGaaactttttttcaaatttgtATATCTACTGAAAGCTGTGTCATTATACAAAACGTTACGTAGTTGAGAATACAATCATTCAAATCGCTGGAAACGATCGTCTTCAGTTTATTTTGGATTTAGACATATTTTCTCTTGTTTTTTTATTGACTGGTGCGAATATCAGAGTGATTGAGACAAAAACTAACACTTAGAATCTTTTCAAGTTCTTGACGCTCGTCGATTTATTCTGACAATAGGAATATAGGAATGTATGCAAATTCTCTTCTCTAGAGCTCCATAAAGTTCTCGCTAGGACCACGAGACGTGATGTTCGAAATGCTCTGCTAATATAAAAGCATCTGGTGTATTTTGTAACCTTCAGGTATTGAAACTCATCCAAACCACTTGCCCAAAGTTTCGTGTAGGTCAGATTATTTATGAGGTCGACGGGATCTTATGTAGCAATCTTTAAAGCCACGCGGTTGCTGATTGGAGCACTTCAAAAGATAGTTTAACTGTAATATACTACCTAAAAATCTTCACCCAGATTTTCCATTAACTATCAAGTCATATAACTTAGTAAGGATACAGAGGATGCTTTAGCTACTAAGATATTACAATCTACCCAGTTTCATGTCTCTTAACTCTTGACCATATCAAAAGAATAAAACCCGAATTCTATATATTCCATAATCAGTTGCATAATGACCTAAAAACTAATGTTTCACTTTTAGACTctatatttattctttcataGCTTACTCTTTGTTTTTCAATCGATTTCGTTAGGATGGGTCTCGAAGACGATCACCTGGTGGTGTTTATCTTAATCTAATCAAACATTCCTATTCagtaaagaaagaagaaaagaagTTGATCTTTCTAATTGATAGACAAATGAAGGATAAGTTGAAAAggtatttaaaataaaagtatttaatCCGTGTGATTCAATGTTCACTTAAGTTTAAGATATTCTTCGAGTCTATAACAGGTATTTTATAAAGCTGGAGATTTGTTGAAGTATATTCATCTCACAATTTTGAGTGAAAATCATCTGATTTTCAATATGTTTTACAACAATTAAATCTATAATAGTTCCCTAAAACTCAGGTAACCTGGCTTTAGATAGTAGAAAATTTATCAATTCATCAAACATTCTACAGttataaaatatgtatttttgaCATTAATCGGGAGCTCAAAGTGAAGTTGTGCTGCTGGGTATGTTTACATGAATTGGTTTTAACATGACTGCAGAAACAATATCTCTTTTAGAAGGGAAAGAtgagtgagactataattcatggacgacctTCGAGCGATGCTGAAGTGACCCTGAGAATGGACACCTACttattaggactaaatgagggttataaaccagttagAATCATGATTTACGGTTGATAGTTAGGCTTAAaatttagatttatggttttcatcacaaactgacatcagctataatgctaaaattCTATTTA is part of the Schistosoma haematobium chromosome Unknown HiC_scaffold_206, whole genome shotgun sequence genome and harbors:
- a CDS encoding uncharacterized protein (EggNog:ENOG410VAK6~COG:A), translated to MAYREVLHSSSEDESSSNEDICWKRRKSDIRASPMKEDFSVNIPKKPYRKIATVFGILKKSDLSIKQRLGPLLWDQEVSRSHIDVTFDSPPDLVAETITNLLKEPNEDLIKRTVDILGVQRALEFYYLTEDIENNGGLYLMDGSRRRSPGGVYLNLIKHSYSVKKEEKKLIFLIDRQMKDKLKRARRNSRRVRKYEESDIVCELPSNPAKSVESDCPSPLDIHSSQEPVILEGEISQPASPVITMDTTCASPCEKSPEDNESMEEGELPPSDDDI